Within the Chlorocebus sabaeus isolate Y175 chromosome 19, mChlSab1.0.hap1, whole genome shotgun sequence genome, the region TTGGGGCTCCGGTTCTGGAAGGAACCCAGCCTGGGGATTCAGAAAATGGTGTCTGTCTCTGACTTTTCTGTGTTCAGGCAGAAAACAGCTTAGAGGTGGTTTTGAGCAGAAGCCAAATTAATTCTGGGATGCCAAAGGAGTGGTTCAGGAAGGATGTATCCTGTTTGGGTTCCTTAGGGTGAGGACACCTTTAAGGAGCCCAGAGGCCTGCCCCAGGAATGGTCAAGGGAACTGGCTTGGCCCCTCCCGGCCCCTAGAGGGCTCACTCTTGCCCTTGGCTTCCCAGGCAGGTTGACCCCAAGGAGGAAACCCTGTTCCTGGGCCTTTGTCAGGTTGGTGTCATCAGAGCTCAGGGGCACTGAGGTACCCTGGACATTAGCCCAGGCTCCCACCTGTGCCTGGGAAGGGCCTGGGCTCACATAGCCCTTCTGTGTGACTGGGAATCAGCTGGGAGGGATAAGAGCAGCTGTCTGGGAGCTGCTAATTCCTTACCTTGCAGAGGTGTTGAAAGTTGGAATGAAACCACTTTTACACCTTGGGGCGTTGGTGTCTTGGTTGTGTTTAGAGAAGCAGCAGCCACCAATTAGAGGCAGTTTCTACAGTGGCAGCAGCACTAACAGGCTGCCACTTCCTGGGTACCTGGCCCTGCTAGAGGGCTCTGGGACCAACTAGTGGGACCCAGTGCCTGTCCTCAGGCCATCGTCTGTCTTCAGGTGCTCCAGGCTTCCCTGAAGGAAGAGAGAACAGACGGGCCTGAAGGGACGATCTCCCTTTGCCTCCTGGGAGGAACCCCAGGTGCAGACAGCTTTATGGCCTGACTCAGTCACAGTAGAATGTTGAACACAAGTCCTGCTGTGGGGCCGAGGTGGGGCTCAGGGCTTCTCAGACTGCTGCGTCCAGGCCCTCAGAGTGCTGGCTGGACCTGTGGGGGCTGCGGACCCTGTGTCTGCAGCTCAGGCCCAGGTGACAGCGACATCGCAGACCTGCATCTGAAAATCCCTGATGTTGGTGCTCAGGGTGTCCTCCTCACTTCCTGTTAAGACAGAGGGACACATTTTGGGCTGTAGACTTGTTCCACGTACTTGGGAGCCGCCTCCTTTCTCTGGTGGTCTGGGATATGGGCAGTGACCAAGGGCAAGATGCCAACCACCTCTCCACATACTGTGATACTGGGGTCACCGTGGCTAGGGTCACACACTGTGGTTAGGGTCAGATCCGTTTCCGACCCCCACTTTAAGAAGTAAGACTGTTGGCCATCTCCCGTTCTGGGACTGGGGCAGTTGCTATTAGACTTTTGCATGACATGGCGAAAACCACTGGAGTTGTACGTAAATCCAGCACTCTGTGTGGCAGGAATGGCAGGTGCAATCTGGTTCCCAGTGAGAAACAGCCACATCACAAAAGCAGCGTGGGGCACCTGGGCCCTGGTGTCCTCCGTGGGGTGCAGATTCTCTCCTGAAGTGAGATGTGGGCTCATGACAGTACTTGGGCTCTCTGGAGCTGGGGCAGTGTGGTCAACTCAGCCCCTTGCCCTGTGGCCTGCAGGTGGCTTTGTACAAGTCAGTGCCGACACGCTTGCTGTCACGGGCCTGGGGTCGCCTCAACCAGGTGGAGCTGCCACACTGGCTGCGCAGGCCCGTCTATAGCCTGTACATCTGGACCTTCGGGGTGAACATGAAGGAGGCTGCTGTGGAGGACCTGCATCACTACCGCAACCTCAGCGAGTTCTTCCGGCGCAAGCTGAAGCCGCAGGCCCGGCCCGTCTGCGGCCTGCACAGTGTGGTGAGGCCCGATCCTTTCCTCCTGGGGGAAACAGGACTTTTTCCTGCCTCCGCAGCTGGGACTCCACTTGCCCAGCACAGCCCCCTGGCCTCCAGCATATCTGGAAGCGGCAGGATGACAAGGGGAGGTGGGGGCTGTCTTCTGAGGGGAGGAGACCCTGCTCTCCCTGGCAGCAAGCCTCTTCTGTCCTTCCAGATCAGCCCATCGGATGGAAAGATCCTCAACTTTGGGCAGGTGAAGAACTGCGAGGTGGAGCAGGTAAAGGGGGTCACCTACTCCTTGGAGTCGTTCCTGGGCCCACGCACCTACACAGAGGACCTACCCTTCCCACCAGGTGGGTCACTGCACAGGCGGGGCCAGGCAGCCCTGCTGTTGTGTGGCTGGAACGGGAGGGAGAGGAATGCTGGGGAAGGAGCTGAGGCTGGCATGTGGGGCCTCCCTGAGAATCCATGTGCAGACCGCACTCGGGCTCCGTGCTGGGTGCTCACTGTGTTGGTGGCCCCCATGTCTGCTCCTACCCCACAGCCGCCTCATGTGACTCCTTCAAGAACCAGCTGGTCACCCGGGAAGGGAATGAGCTCTATCACTGTGTCATCTACCTGGCCCCCGGGGACTACCACTGCTTCCACTCCCCCACGGACTGGACTGTGTCCCACCGGCGCCACTTCCCAGGTCAGCCTGGGGCCAGCGTGTGGGGGGAGCTGCCTCTGTGGGCTTCACATAGAGGCTCTCAGCTTCTTGGTGTCAGGGGACCAGGCTCCAGGTCAGGGCCATCGAGGCCAGGAGCTGACTGCTTTATGCAGGCTGGTTGTGGGCAGGGGACCATGGGGCCCACTCGGCTCAGCATTTGGAAATGACATCAGGGCAACAGGCCATGAGTCCCTTTGGGTCTTGGCTGCCCTGGAGTGGACACACTGGGCTCTGGACAGGGAGTAGCAGCGTTCCCTGCCTCTGCAGGCTCCCTGATGTCAGTGAACCCTGGCATGGCTCGCTGGATCAAAGAGCTCTTCTGCCATAACGAGCGGGTAGTCCTGACGGGGGACTGGAAACATGGCTTCTTCTCACTGACGGCTGTGGGGGCCACCAACGTGGGCTCCATTCGCATCTACTTTGACCGGGTAAGCAAAGTGTAGGCCCTGCCAAAGCCCAAGGGCTGGACCTCTTGGATCTACCTGCCTTGTCTGCTGTGCGGCGGATGGGTTGGGACTGAATTCTAGGGAGGCCACGTGTCTGGTCAGGTGTGGCTCTGCTGAGCAGCTGTCCTGAGAATGGGCTGCTCCACCTGCCAGCCAGCTGAGGCTTCCCTCCCTTCTTGCACCATTGGCTGGAAGAGATAGAGGGAATTAACCTCCTTGCCTGGCACCTGGTTTCTGCTAGGAACCATGGTCAAAGGTGAGAGTGAGGAGGGAACAGAAAGGGAGCGTTGAGCTCGGGGTGGCTCATGTTGGTTACAGAATGTGAGGGGGTCAGCACTCGCAGGCCTGCTGCCCACCCTGTCCCAAGTGGCTGCCTTTTTGGGTGTCAGTTTGTGACCAGCGGCCTTGGCTCCCACAGGTGCCACTCTCCCAGCACCATGCATGGAAACCACTGGGTCCGATTGTTCCGTCTTTCCTGGGCCTAGTTCACAGCAGGTGTCAATGCTGTGTGTGAGATCTGGCTAGACTGGGCCCACCTGGCCCTGAGATGCCATCCCCACCTCCCTTTTGGAGCTGGGTTGGGTGGTGGTGGGGACAAGCAACAGAGGGAGTGGGTGGGACTCCAAACACGTGGGGTGACACTGTGCACTTGGTGGCCCCGCTGACCCCCAGCCTATCACCACAGGACCTGCACACAAACAGCCCGAGGCACAGCAAGGGCTCCTACAACGACTTCAGCTTCGTGACGCACACCAATAGAGAGGGCGTCCCTATGCGCAAGGGCGAGCACCTGGGCGAGTTCAACCTGGGCTCCACCATCGTGCTCATCTTTGAGGCCCCCAAGGACTTCAATTTCCAGCTGAAAACAGGACAGAAAATCCGCTTTGGGGAGGCCCTGGGCTCGCTCTAGAGCCTCTTTCCTGATTATGGCTGCTAAGGGATCTTTTGCAAACTGAGTGAGCGTCTTTTAGAGAGGGAGGCCCATGAGGCCATCCAGGTGAGGGCCTGCCTCAGGGTGGGTGAGAGTCTGACCAGATAGGACTTGAATGACTCGGCTCCCACCTGTTCTGGAGGTACAGACAAGAGGTGGGTGAGAGCCCCCGTCATGCCCTCAACCTATCCTGTTCCTTCTCCCTACAAATAAAAAGTGCAGGCTGGACTGATCTGTCACATTTGGATCTTTTTAAACACTGTATAGACGGGAGATCCTGCATTCCCGACTGAACCTTCAGTTGGTCTCGATTGTCATTTTTTCTTGCTGCTCCTCCCCATCACCTGGGCTGTTTTCTGTTGGCCCCTTTTGTTTTTTGGCCTTAACCCTCCTGCTGCACAGGGTGAGGTGCCTCCTTGGCACAGACTGTGGATGCCTCTTCCCCCAGCAGAGCCACACAGCCTTCATGACAACCTTTCTGTTCCCAAATTCACCTCACCCTGCTCTTTAGAAAAAGCAGTCTTTGTGCTTGTGGCTGAATGCATCACCCTGGACTCTGCCAGTGTCTTCTGAGGACACTGATTAATGATACAGACCTCTGTAGGACCTGATGAGTGACCTTCTGGAGCTGGTCAGGTCCTCGTTGCAGCAGGCAAGACTAATCACTGAACCTGCCTCATGGCACCAGAATGAACAGGGCAGGCAGGTGCTAGGCCCAGCTGGGGATGGGAGAGTTCCTGTCCTCCCCATATCCCTACATGAAATGTGGGAAAGTTGCTGCTGTTGATTCAGGGTctgtctgggaggcagagggcccTTGGTGGATAGTCGGTCAGTGCCTGGGGAGCCCCCAATGGCGGGGACAGGGCCAGAGTTCATGTTGACCCTGGGGACGCTGTGAATTTCTCCTGCAGGAGAGCCATCATTGAACTTTTTCAACTGTATCAGTAGCACAGTATTTTTGTATGAGAAGTGGGAGACTTCTGAACAGTAATTCATTTAATggcaaaacattttgaaataaaaaaataaaacttataactttgtgttctgttcctGGAGGTGGCCTGAGGCCTCCCCGACAGCCCAGCACCTGCGTCCCTGGGGCAAACACGCTAGCACAGGGCCTGCCGCAGGGCCTGGATGCGAGCAAGGCAGGTGCCAATGGGCTGGCGCTGAGCCTGGAGCTCCTCTGCCAGCTGCTGGATCTGCAGTTCCACCTGGGACCAGAGAGGGACAGCCAGGGCTGAGAGGGAGCACAGCCCGGGGCGTCCCTACGGACACCTGGGGATGGCCTCCGGCCTCACCTCTTGCAGCTCTTTCTGCACCTGCTGCTCTACTTCCTGGTCCTCAGGTCCGGGCTCCTCTCtgctcagctccagccacctGCGCAGGCTGCTCGCTTGCCGCTGACAGGACCTGAGGGGTGGAGATACCTGCTGCCTGCCAGGCTGGGTCCTTGGCAGAGCCCCATCCGGCTCAGAGAGCGGCACCTCAGCTAATTCTGATGTGGGTATCGTGTGGAGAGAGGAAGGCGGTCTGGTAGGGCCCCTGACCTGAGCTGCAGGCCCCTGCTTGGGAGCCGAacacttctttttcctctcccaGTCTCCTCCGCCCTCCCGAGCAGACAGCAACTCAGGTGGGCCTGGGCGAAAACACACTTCTTGTTTCTCTTCCCCTGTGCAGAGGCAAGGATGAGGCGCCAGAGTCTGTTGCTGTCGAAGCTCTGAAGCTGCTGCATGATGATGGTCCCCAGACCACTGAGTGCAGCGGGTCTCGGGCCTGTCTCctctgcactttttttttgtgtgtgagatggagtgtcactctgtcgcccaggctggagtgcaatggcgcgatctcagctcactgcaacctccgcctcccaggctgaagcaattcttctgcctcagcctcccaagtagctgggattacatgtgtgcaccaccatgcccagctaatttttgtattttagtagagacagggtttcaccatattgcccaggctggtcttgaactcctgaccccgtgatccgcccgcctcagcctctcagagtgctgggaacaggtgtgaaccaccacacccagcccttctcTGCACCTTTAATATCAGTGTTATAATTAGT harbors:
- the PISD gene encoding phosphatidylserine decarboxylase proenzyme, mitochondrial isoform X2, with protein sequence MATSVVHRFLRLLHGVAPWRSSLHHREITALSQSLQPLWKLPFRAFRTDARKVHTAPARTTFLLRPLPILLATGGGYAGYRQYEKYRERELEKLGLEIPPKLAGHWEVALYKSVPTRLLSRAWGRLNQVELPHWLRRPVYSLYIWTFGVNMKEAAVEDLHHYRNLSEFFRRKLKPQARPVCGLHSVISPSDGKILNFGQVKNCEVEQVKGVTYSLESFLGPRTYTEDLPFPPAASCDSFKNQLVTREGNELYHCVIYLAPGDYHCFHSPTDWTVSHRRHFPGSLMSVNPGMARWIKELFCHNERVVLTGDWKHGFFSLTAVGATNVGSIRIYFDRDLHTNSPRHSKGSYNDFSFVTHTNREGVPMRKGEHLGEFNLGSTIVLIFEAPKDFNFQLKTGQKIRFGEALGSL
- the PISD gene encoding phosphatidylserine decarboxylase proenzyme, mitochondrial isoform X3; this translates as MPSLASLHHREITALSQSLQPLWKLPFRAFRTDARKVHTAPARTTFLLRPLPILLATGGGYAGYRQYEKYRERELEKLGLEIPPKLAGHWEVALYKSVPTRLLSRAWGRLNQVELPHWLRRPVYSLYIWTFGVNMKEAAVEDLHHYRNLSEFFRRKLKPQARPVCGLHSVISPSDGKILNFGQVKNCEVEQVKGVTYSLESFLGPRTYTEDLPFPPAASCDSFKNQLVTREGNELYHCVIYLAPGDYHCFHSPTDWTVSHRRHFPGSLMSVNPGMARWIKELFCHNERVVLTGDWKHGFFSLTAVGATNVGSIRIYFDRDLHTNSPRHSKGSYNDFSFVTHTNREGVPMRKGEHLGEFNLGSTIVLIFEAPKDFNFQLKTGQKIRFGEALGSL
- the PISD gene encoding phosphatidylserine decarboxylase proenzyme, mitochondrial isoform X4, which produces MMCQSEARRGPELGAAKWLHFPQLALRRRLGQLSCMSRPALKLRSWPLTVLYYLLPFGALRPLSRVGWRPVSRVALYKSVPTRLLSRAWGRLNQVELPHWLRRPVYSLYIWTFGVNMKEAAVEDLHHYRNLSEFFRRKLKPQARPVCGLHSVISPSDGKILNFGQVKNCEVEQVKGVTYSLESFLGPRTYTEDLPFPPAASCDSFKNQLVTREGNELYHCVIYLAPGDYHCFHSPTDWTVSHRRHFPGSLMSVNPGMARWIKELFCHNERVVLTGDWKHGFFSLTAVGATNVGSIRIYFDRDLHTNSPRHSKGSYNDFSFVTHTNREGVPMRKGEHLGEFNLGSTIVLIFEAPKDFNFQLKTGQKIRFGEALGSL
- the PISD gene encoding phosphatidylserine decarboxylase proenzyme, mitochondrial isoform X1, which translates into the protein MRGLGVCVCICGRSPSRTGRCLRACGGEVLFTNLWMGFQNLACYRKTMQMDGTVAVWCWLHFPQLALRRRLGQLSCMSRPALKLRSWPLTVLYYLLPFGALRPLSRVGWRPVSRVALYKSVPTRLLSRAWGRLNQVELPHWLRRPVYSLYIWTFGVNMKEAAVEDLHHYRNLSEFFRRKLKPQARPVCGLHSVISPSDGKILNFGQVKNCEVEQVKGVTYSLESFLGPRTYTEDLPFPPAASCDSFKNQLVTREGNELYHCVIYLAPGDYHCFHSPTDWTVSHRRHFPGSLMSVNPGMARWIKELFCHNERVVLTGDWKHGFFSLTAVGATNVGSIRIYFDRDLHTNSPRHSKGSYNDFSFVTHTNREGVPMRKGEHLGEFNLGSTIVLIFEAPKDFNFQLKTGQKIRFGEALGSL